From the Methanocella sp. genome, the window AATGTCTTAGGCTACAATGGAAATTTTAAAGAGATGTATAATGTCTGGTATTACGATACCGGAGTATGGAAGACTACTACTTTTATGGGCGTAAATTGCTTAAAATCCGTAAGTGATATGTGGAACTACCAAGAGATCATTTATGATTTAAAACCGTCACTGGTCATAGAGTTCGGTACTTCTCAAGGTGGTTCGACCCTGTTTTTTTCTCAAATCCTGAAATTAGTTAACCCGGATTCAAAAGTAATATCCGTAGATATCGATCGGGATAGAATATCGGATTTAGTTAAAAAGGATAGTCACATCGAATTAATGAATTGCTCATCGACAGATAAAAAAGTTGAAGAACGGCTAAGAGAATTAAAGGAAATATATAATGGCCCAATATTTGCTATAATCGATAGCGACCATACAAAGAAACACGTATTAGCGGAAATAGAGT encodes:
- a CDS encoding CmcI family methyltransferase, which translates into the protein MEIGILITESKRLLRNVLGYNGNFKEMYNVWYYDTGVWKTTTFMGVNCLKSVSDMWNYQEIIYDLKPSLVIEFGTSQGGSTLFFSQILKLVNPDSKVISVDIDRDRISDLVKKDSHIELMNCSSTDKKVEERLRELKEIYNGPIFAIIDSDHTKKHVLAEIELLSGILIKGDYLIVEDGIVNGHPVLKGWGEGPLEAIEEYFVIHPGDFRHDIDRENKFGFTFAPAGFLIRQ